In one Sphingomonas sanguinis genomic region, the following are encoded:
- the araD1 gene encoding AraD1 family protein translates to MADRLLQHRAPDGSRSVILARGDQAAFVPGVESVIALAQRAIAQGRSLLDTALACGQGESVDLVAELAAGHLIAPIDHADPAHCVMTGTGLTHLGSAEGRDKMHRDAAAAAHQTDSMRMFLEGVDGGKPGEGQVGQQPEWFYKGDGSQLVGPGDALEMPAFAQDGGEEPELAGIYLIGPDGTPHRLGLCLANEFSDHVTERHNYLWLAHSKLRPAALGAELLLGEVPDHIEGTSKIARDGQTIWEKPFLSGEANMSHSLANLEHHHFKYALFRRPGDVHVHFFGTATLSFSDGIRTQEGDVFEIAAAPFTLPLANPLKRTEDKPVTVGRL, encoded by the coding sequence ATGGCTGATCGTCTGTTGCAGCACCGCGCGCCCGATGGCTCGCGTTCGGTCATTCTGGCGCGCGGCGACCAGGCCGCGTTCGTGCCGGGTGTCGAGAGCGTGATTGCGCTCGCCCAGCGTGCGATCGCGCAAGGCCGGTCGCTGCTCGATACCGCGCTGGCTTGCGGTCAGGGTGAGAGCGTCGATCTGGTGGCCGAACTGGCGGCGGGGCATCTGATCGCGCCGATCGACCACGCCGATCCCGCGCATTGCGTGATGACCGGCACCGGCCTGACCCATCTCGGCTCGGCCGAGGGGCGTGACAAGATGCACCGCGATGCCGCGGCCGCCGCGCACCAGACTGATTCGATGCGTATGTTTCTGGAAGGCGTCGACGGCGGCAAGCCCGGCGAAGGCCAGGTCGGCCAGCAGCCGGAATGGTTCTACAAGGGGGACGGCTCGCAGCTGGTCGGCCCCGGCGACGCGCTGGAAATGCCCGCCTTCGCGCAGGATGGCGGCGAAGAGCCCGAACTGGCGGGCATCTATCTGATCGGGCCCGATGGCACCCCGCATCGCCTGGGCCTGTGCCTCGCCAACGAATTTTCAGACCATGTGACCGAGCGTCACAACTATCTCTGGCTGGCGCACAGCAAGCTGCGCCCCGCCGCGCTGGGGGCCGAACTGCTGCTCGGCGAGGTGCCCGACCATATCGAGGGCACCAGCAAGATCGCGCGTGACGGTCAGACCATCTGGGAAAAGCCTTTCCTGTCGGGCGAGGCGAACATGTCGCACAGCCTGGCGAATCTCGAGCACCATCACTTCAAATATGCGCTGTTCCGTCGTCCGGGCGACGTCCACGTCCACTTCTTCGGCACGGCGACGCTGTCCTTCTCGGACGGCATCCGAACCCAGGAAGGCGATGTGTTCGAGATTGCGGCGGCCCCGTTCACCCTGCCGCTCGCCAATCCGCTCAAGCGGACCGAGGATAAGCCGGTGACGGTCGGCCGTCTCTGA
- a CDS encoding IlvD/Edd family dehydratase has protein sequence MTDTPTQKLRSRAWFDNPDNIDMTALYLERYLNFGLSLEELQSGKPIIGIAQSGSDLSPCNRHHLVLAERVREGVREMGGIVLEFPVHPIQETGKRPTAGLDRNLSYLGLVEVLYGYPLDGVVLTIGCDKTTPAMLMAAATVNIPAIALSVGPMLNGWHKGERTGSGTIVWKARQMLAAGEIDDAEFIRLVASSAPSTGYCNTMGTATTMNSLAEALGMSLPGSAAIPAPYRDRQEVAYLTGKRIVEMVAEDLKPSEILTKDAFHNAIKVNSAIGGSTNAPIHLAAIARHIGVDLPVQDWESEGHKIPLLVNLQPAGEYLGEDYYRAGGVPAVVNQLIEQGLIHEDALTVNGKTMGENCRGVAIEDEKVIRPFAQPLVEEAGFIVLSGNLFDAAIMKTSVISPEFRERYLSNPDDPNAFEGPAVVFDGPEDYHHRIDDPATGITPQTLLFMRGAGPIGYPGAAEVVNMRPPAYLITEGVHSLPCIGDGRQSGTSGSPSILNASPEAAAMGGLALIQTGDRVRIDLNTGSANILISEEELAERRKTLAAAGGYKYPASQTPWQEIQRSVVGQMSTGAILEGAEKYQRIAQTQGLPRDNH, from the coding sequence ATGACCGACACGCCCACCCAGAAGCTGCGCAGCCGCGCCTGGTTCGACAATCCCGACAATATCGACATGACCGCGCTCTATCTGGAGCGTTATCTGAACTTCGGCCTTTCGCTGGAGGAGCTTCAGTCGGGCAAGCCGATCATCGGCATCGCGCAGAGCGGCTCCGACCTCTCGCCCTGCAACCGCCACCATCTGGTGCTGGCCGAGCGGGTGCGTGAAGGCGTGCGCGAGATGGGCGGCATCGTCCTGGAATTCCCGGTCCACCCGATCCAGGAAACCGGCAAGCGTCCGACCGCCGGTCTCGACCGCAACCTGTCCTATCTGGGGCTGGTCGAGGTGCTGTACGGCTATCCGCTCGACGGCGTCGTGCTGACGATCGGTTGCGACAAGACGACCCCGGCGATGCTGATGGCGGCCGCGACGGTCAACATCCCGGCGATCGCGCTGTCGGTCGGGCCGATGCTCAACGGCTGGCACAAGGGCGAGCGCACCGGCTCGGGCACGATCGTCTGGAAGGCGCGCCAGATGCTGGCGGCGGGCGAGATCGACGATGCGGAGTTCATCCGCCTGGTCGCCTCTTCGGCTCCCTCGACCGGCTATTGCAACACCATGGGCACCGCGACCACGATGAACTCGCTGGCCGAGGCGCTGGGCATGTCGCTGCCGGGTTCGGCCGCGATCCCCGCGCCCTATCGCGATCGCCAGGAAGTCGCGTACCTCACCGGCAAGCGCATCGTAGAGATGGTGGCCGAGGATCTGAAGCCCTCCGAAATCCTGACTAAGGACGCGTTCCACAACGCGATCAAGGTCAACTCGGCCATCGGCGGCTCGACCAACGCGCCGATCCACCTCGCCGCGATCGCGCGCCACATCGGCGTCGACCTGCCGGTGCAGGACTGGGAGAGCGAAGGCCACAAGATCCCGCTGCTCGTGAACCTGCAACCTGCGGGCGAGTATCTGGGCGAGGATTATTACCGTGCGGGCGGCGTGCCCGCCGTGGTCAACCAGCTGATCGAGCAGGGGCTGATCCATGAGGATGCGCTGACCGTCAACGGCAAGACCATGGGCGAGAATTGCCGTGGCGTCGCGATCGAGGACGAAAAGGTCATCCGTCCCTTCGCTCAGCCATTGGTGGAGGAAGCGGGCTTCATCGTGCTGTCGGGCAATCTGTTCGATGCCGCGATCATGAAGACCAGCGTGATCTCGCCCGAGTTCCGCGAGCGTTACCTGTCCAACCCGGACGATCCCAATGCCTTCGAAGGTCCCGCGGTCGTGTTCGACGGGCCGGAGGATTATCACCACCGGATCGACGATCCCGCGACCGGCATCACGCCGCAGACGTTGCTGTTCATGCGCGGCGCGGGGCCGATCGGCTATCCGGGCGCGGCGGAAGTCGTCAACATGCGTCCGCCCGCCTATCTCATCACCGAGGGCGTGCATTCGCTGCCCTGCATCGGTGACGGGCGTCAGTCGGGTACCTCGGGCTCGCCCTCGATCCTGAATGCCAGCCCCGAGGCGGCGGCGATGGGCGGTCTCGCGCTGATCCAGACCGGCGACCGGGTCCGCATCGACCTGAACACGGGCAGCGCCAACATCCTCATCTCCGAGGAGGAACTGGCCGAGCGTCGCAAGACCCTCGCGGCGGCAGGCGGGTACAAGTATCCGGCGTCGCAGACCCCGTGGCAGGAAATCCAGCGCTCGGTGGTCGGTCAGATGTCGACCGGCGCGATCCTGGAGGGTGCGGAGAAGTATCAGCGCATCGCCCAGACCCAAGGCCTGCCGCGCGACAACCACTGA
- a CDS encoding fumarylacetoacetate hydrolase family protein, with protein MASNLTDLMGALPDDWRDGRFVGRIDRGEGPCPILVENGQVYDMSRVAPTVSALLASGTVEASQGEALGELADLNLSPEAGAAHRLLSPIDLQCVKAAGVTFAVSALERVIEERARGDHAKAAGLRGTLEAALGGNIRSVVPGSPEAAQLKDALIAEGLWSQYLEVAIGPDAEIFTKSPVLSTVGWGMPVGVRSDSTWNNPEPEVVLVADAHGKAVGATLGNDVNLRDFEGRSALLLGKAKDNNASCSLGPLVRLFDDGFTMDNVRSSEVKLTITGTDGYVLEGASSMDQISRDPEDLLGQALSEHHYPDGLVLFLGTLFAPTQDRDEPGRGFTHKVGDTVVITNPRLGTLVNPVMTSADAPAWTFGLGDLMRNLAKRGLL; from the coding sequence ATGGCCAGCAATCTTACCGACCTGATGGGCGCTTTGCCGGACGATTGGCGTGATGGGCGCTTCGTCGGTCGGATCGACCGGGGCGAGGGGCCTTGCCCCATATTGGTCGAGAATGGCCAAGTCTATGACATGAGCCGCGTGGCCCCCACCGTCTCGGCGCTGCTGGCGAGCGGCACGGTCGAGGCGTCGCAGGGCGAGGCGCTGGGCGAACTGGCCGATCTGAACCTGTCGCCGGAAGCGGGCGCGGCCCATCGGCTGCTGTCGCCGATCGACCTGCAATGCGTGAAGGCGGCGGGCGTGACCTTTGCCGTGTCGGCGCTGGAGCGGGTGATCGAGGAGCGAGCGCGCGGTGACCATGCCAAGGCGGCGGGGCTTCGCGGCACGCTGGAGGCGGCACTGGGCGGCAATATCCGCTCGGTTGTGCCCGGCTCTCCGGAAGCGGCGCAGCTGAAGGACGCGCTGATCGCCGAGGGGCTGTGGTCGCAATATCTGGAGGTCGCGATCGGCCCGGATGCGGAAATCTTCACCAAGTCGCCGGTCCTCTCGACGGTGGGCTGGGGGATGCCGGTCGGCGTCCGCTCCGACTCGACCTGGAACAATCCGGAGCCGGAAGTGGTGCTGGTCGCCGATGCCCATGGCAAGGCGGTCGGCGCGACGTTGGGCAACGACGTCAACCTGCGCGATTTCGAGGGGCGCTCGGCGCTGCTGCTCGGCAAGGCGAAGGACAATAACGCGTCCTGCTCGCTCGGCCCGCTCGTCCGCCTGTTCGACGACGGCTTCACCATGGACAATGTCCGGTCGAGCGAGGTCAAGCTGACCATCACCGGCACCGACGGCTATGTGCTGGAAGGCGCGAGCTCGATGGACCAGATCAGCCGCGATCCAGAGGACCTGCTCGGTCAGGCGCTCAGCGAGCATCATTACCCGGACGGCCTCGTCCTGTTCCTCGGCACGCTGTTCGCGCCGACCCAGGACCGTGACGAGCCGGGCCGCGGCTTCACCCACAAGGTCGGCGACACGGTCGTCATCACCAATCCGCGCCTCGGCACGCTGGTCAATCCGGTGATGACCTCGGCCGATGCCCCCGCCTGGACCTTCGGTCTGGGCGACCTGATGCGCAACCTGGCCAAGCGCGGCCTGTTGTGA
- a CDS encoding SDR family NAD(P)-dependent oxidoreductase, with translation MLQKTSAATDMVARYPSLIDKRVIVTGGGSGIGEGLVEAFVAQGARVAFVDIAEDASQALVDRLTPDARHAPIQRRCDLTNLDSLTAIFADLEEALGGVDILVNNAGNDDRHSIEDVTPAYWDERLNVNLRHQFFAAQAVIPAMKRAGGGAILNFGSISWHLGLNDLVLYQTCKAAIEGLTRSLARDLGRENIRVNTIVPGNVQTPRQEKWYTPEGEAEIVAAQCLDGRIQPSDVAALVLFLASDDAKMCTGHDYFIDAGWR, from the coding sequence ATGTTGCAGAAGACCAGTGCCGCGACCGACATGGTCGCGCGCTACCCCAGCCTGATCGACAAGCGCGTCATCGTGACCGGCGGCGGCTCGGGGATCGGCGAGGGGCTGGTCGAGGCATTCGTGGCGCAGGGCGCGCGCGTCGCCTTCGTCGACATCGCCGAGGATGCCAGCCAGGCCCTGGTCGACCGGCTGACCCCGGATGCGCGCCATGCGCCGATCCAGCGCCGCTGCGACCTGACCAACCTCGACAGCCTGACGGCGATCTTCGCCGATCTGGAAGAGGCGCTGGGCGGTGTCGATATCCTGGTCAACAATGCGGGCAATGACGATCGCCACAGCATCGAGGACGTCACCCCGGCCTATTGGGACGAGCGGCTGAACGTCAATCTGCGCCACCAATTCTTCGCCGCGCAGGCGGTGATCCCCGCGATGAAGCGGGCAGGCGGTGGCGCGATCCTGAACTTCGGGTCGATCAGCTGGCATCTGGGTCTGAACGACCTGGTCCTCTACCAGACCTGCAAGGCCGCGATCGAGGGGCTGACCCGCAGCCTCGCGCGCGATCTGGGCCGCGAGAATATCCGCGTGAACACCATCGTGCCGGGCAATGTGCAGACGCCGCGCCAGGAAAAATGGTACACGCCTGAAGGCGAGGCGGAGATCGTCGCGGCCCAGTGCCTCGACGGGCGCATCCAGCCCTCGGACGTCGCGGCGCTGGTGCTGTTCCTCGCGTCGGACGATGCGAAGATGTGCACCGGCCACGACTATTTCATCGACGCCGGTTGGCGCTGA
- a CDS encoding aldehyde dehydrogenase (NADP(+)), giving the protein MTDFRSIDAATGQPVGDAFAVHGPADVDAACAAAEEAFDVYRATSREERAAFLDKIGAEIMAIGDDLIVAAMRESGLPRARLEGERGRTVGQLGLFAKVLRAGAYLQVRIDPAMPDRQPLPRPDLRLRMVPLGPVAVFGASNFPLAFSTAGGDTASALAAGCPVVVKGHPAHPQTGALVAAAIERAVEACGLPKGVFSHLTGPSNELGAALVRDPRIAAVGFTGSRAGGLALVKIAQERAVPIPVYAEMSSINPVVLMPEALKARGSALGTAFVGSLTMGAGQFCTNPGLLLAIEGEGLDAFVEAARTALPEAAAQTMLTPGIHAAYTKGIESLASHDKVETIAQGKVGEGITAGRAAFFQTTAEAFLADEALGHEVFGASSILVRCRDEAELIAVLKAAEGQLTATIQMDEGDTDMAARLVPVLERKAGRILANGWPTGVEVAHAMVHGGPFPSTSDARTTSVGSLAIDRYLRPVSYQNLSAALLPQDLKDEAAGTLPRLVDGQPG; this is encoded by the coding sequence ATGACCGATTTCCGTTCGATCGACGCCGCCACCGGCCAGCCGGTGGGCGACGCTTTCGCGGTCCACGGACCGGCCGATGTCGATGCGGCCTGCGCCGCTGCGGAGGAGGCGTTCGACGTCTATCGCGCCACCAGCCGCGAAGAGCGCGCCGCGTTCCTCGACAAGATCGGTGCCGAGATCATGGCGATCGGTGACGACCTGATCGTGGCCGCGATGCGCGAGAGTGGCCTGCCGCGCGCGCGTCTGGAAGGCGAGCGTGGCCGCACCGTCGGCCAGCTGGGCCTGTTCGCCAAGGTGCTGCGCGCCGGGGCCTATCTGCAGGTCCGCATCGACCCCGCCATGCCCGACCGCCAGCCGCTGCCGCGCCCCGACCTGCGCCTGCGCATGGTGCCGCTCGGCCCGGTCGCGGTGTTCGGCGCGTCGAACTTCCCGCTCGCCTTCTCGACCGCCGGTGGCGACACCGCCTCGGCGCTGGCCGCCGGTTGCCCGGTCGTGGTGAAGGGCCATCCCGCCCATCCGCAGACCGGCGCGCTGGTCGCCGCCGCGATCGAGCGGGCGGTCGAAGCCTGTGGCCTGCCCAAGGGGGTGTTCAGCCACCTGACCGGCCCGAGTAACGAACTGGGCGCGGCGCTGGTCCGCGATCCGCGCATCGCGGCGGTCGGCTTCACCGGCTCGCGCGCGGGTGGCCTGGCGCTGGTCAAGATCGCGCAGGAACGCGCCGTGCCGATCCCGGTCTATGCCGAAATGTCGAGCATCAACCCGGTCGTGCTGATGCCGGAAGCGCTGAAGGCGCGTGGGAGTGCACTGGGCACGGCGTTCGTCGGTTCGCTGACCATGGGGGCGGGCCAGTTCTGCACCAATCCGGGCCTGTTGCTCGCCATCGAGGGCGAGGGGCTGGACGCGTTCGTCGAGGCGGCCCGCACCGCGCTGCCCGAAGCGGCGGCGCAGACCATGCTGACGCCGGGTATCCATGCGGCCTATACCAAGGGCATCGAATCGCTCGCCAGCCATGACAAGGTCGAGACGATTGCGCAGGGCAAGGTGGGCGAGGGCATCACCGCCGGTCGCGCCGCCTTCTTCCAGACCACCGCCGAGGCGTTCCTCGCCGACGAGGCTCTGGGCCATGAAGTGTTCGGCGCCTCCTCGATCCTGGTCCGCTGCCGCGACGAGGCGGAGTTGATCGCGGTGCTCAAGGCCGCCGAGGGTCAGCTGACCGCGACGATCCAGATGGACGAGGGCGATACCGACATGGCCGCGCGGCTGGTGCCGGTGCTCGAGCGCAAGGCGGGCCGTATCCTTGCCAATGGCTGGCCGACTGGCGTGGAAGTCGCTCATGCGATGGTCCATGGCGGGCCGTTCCCCTCGACCTCGGACGCGCGCACGACCTCGGTCGGCAGCCTGGCGATCGACCGCTATCTGCGGCCGGTGTCGTATCAGAATCTGTCGGCCGCGCTGTTGCCGCAGGATCTGAAGGACGAAGCCGCGGGCACGCTGCCCCGCCTGGTCGATGGCCAGCCGGGCTAA
- a CDS encoding SMP-30/gluconolactonase/LRE family protein produces the protein MQQAEHCLTVGATLGEGPIWVDDALWFVDIKQQRIYRHDPVAGTLDHWASPEMVGWVVPAQRGGFVAGLKSGPHHFDPATGGFERLAEVDTHLPANRLNDACVDGQGRIWFGTMDNDETSLSGRLFQWAAGLVTPTSADAVCITNGPAISPDDSTLYHVDTLGKVILAHPILGDGTLGPATEFARFGDADGHPDGAICDAEGGVWVGFFGGWAARRYGPDGVMTDEVRFPVSNITKIALGGPDGRTAYATTARQGLSEEQLAEQVQAGDIFTFRVTVPAKPVHRAAI, from the coding sequence ATGCAGCAGGCCGAACATTGCCTGACCGTGGGTGCGACGCTGGGCGAAGGTCCGATCTGGGTCGATGACGCGCTGTGGTTCGTCGATATCAAGCAGCAGCGCATCTACCGCCACGATCCGGTCGCGGGCACGCTCGATCACTGGGCCTCGCCCGAAATGGTCGGCTGGGTGGTTCCGGCGCAGCGCGGCGGCTTCGTGGCCGGGTTGAAGTCCGGCCCGCATCACTTCGACCCCGCGACCGGCGGCTTCGAGCGGCTGGCCGAGGTCGACACGCATCTGCCCGCCAATCGCCTGAACGATGCCTGTGTCGACGGGCAGGGCCGGATCTGGTTCGGCACGATGGACAATGACGAGACCTCGCTGTCGGGTCGCCTATTCCAATGGGCCGCAGGACTGGTGACGCCGACCAGTGCGGATGCGGTGTGCATCACCAACGGTCCCGCCATCTCGCCGGACGACTCGACTCTCTATCATGTCGATACGCTGGGTAAGGTGATCCTGGCGCATCCGATCCTGGGTGATGGCACGCTCGGCCCCGCGACCGAGTTCGCGCGGTTCGGCGATGCGGACGGCCATCCCGACGGCGCGATCTGCGATGCCGAGGGTGGCGTGTGGGTCGGCTTCTTCGGCGGTTGGGCCGCGCGGCGCTATGGCCCGGACGGCGTGATGACCGACGAGGTGCGCTTCCCCGTGTCCAACATCACCAAGATCGCGCTGGGCGGCCCCGATGGCCGCACCGCCTATGCCACCACCGCGCGGCAGGGCCTGTCGGAAGAGCAACTGGCCGAGCAGGTTCAGGCGGGCGACATCTTCACCTTCCGGGTCACGGTTCCCGCCAAGCCGGTCCACCGCGCGGCGATTTGA
- a CDS encoding FadR/GntR family transcriptional regulator — protein sequence MTNGDAPPEAPTDIRSEESAPKAKRGTGRRLHGAIAHKLGAAIVSGEYRPGDTLSGEVAFSEALDVSRSAYREAVQVLSAKGLVESRPKTGTRVLPRHRWNLLDPDVLAWAFSGEPDIQFVRSLFELRSIVEPAAARLAAERRDKADLKEMRDALGAMRRHTLATEAGRAADRDFHNAVLAATRNDALVVLTASIGAAVAWTTQFKQRSRALPRNPVPDHVKVYDAIAAGDVEAAGEAMRLLVDLALEDTRSAMEG from the coding sequence ATGACGAACGGGGATGCGCCGCCCGAAGCTCCGACGGATATAAGGTCGGAGGAGTCCGCTCCCAAGGCCAAGCGCGGTACCGGCCGCCGCCTGCACGGCGCGATCGCGCACAAGCTGGGCGCAGCGATCGTCTCGGGCGAGTACCGCCCCGGCGACACGCTGTCGGGCGAGGTCGCCTTTTCCGAAGCGCTCGACGTGTCGCGCAGCGCGTACCGGGAAGCGGTACAGGTGCTCAGCGCCAAGGGGCTGGTCGAAAGCCGTCCCAAGACGGGCACGCGTGTCCTGCCGCGCCATCGCTGGAACCTGCTCGATCCCGACGTCCTCGCTTGGGCCTTTTCGGGCGAGCCGGACATCCAGTTCGTGCGCAGCCTGTTCGAGCTGCGTTCGATCGTCGAGCCTGCCGCCGCACGCCTCGCGGCCGAGCGGCGCGACAAGGCCGACCTCAAGGAGATGCGCGATGCGCTGGGGGCGATGCGCCGCCATACGCTCGCGACCGAGGCGGGGCGCGCGGCGGACCGGGATTTCCACAATGCGGTGCTGGCCGCCACACGCAACGACGCGCTGGTCGTGCTGACCGCGAGCATCGGTGCGGCCGTCGCCTGGACGACCCAGTTCAAGCAGCGGTCGCGCGCGCTGCCCCGCAATCCGGTGCCCGACCATGTGAAGGTCTATGACGCGATCGCCGCAGGCGATGTCGAGGCGGCGGGAGAGGCGATGCGGCTGCTCGTCGATCTGGCGCTGGAGGATACCCGCAGCGCGATGGAGGGATAG